The proteins below come from a single Desulfitobacterium metallireducens DSM 15288 genomic window:
- a CDS encoding ADP-ribosylglycohydrolase family protein, with translation MIHENINRIKGGILGVIVGDALGLPVQFLTREEILKKPVTGMRGYGTFNYPMGTWSDDGSLTLCTVVSLSLAGYNLRDMSERFLKWFDSGYLTPYEEAFDIGRTTAEAMVQLKQGVQPLEAGPKDEHSNGNGSLMRILPAALYSSELPDEEFIRKLTEISRVTHGHPRSQLGCALYGLLVKALLEGESPVRAYKILKEKSLTVFKGTPLEKEMKAYQRILDGSLIALPEEKIVSSGYVVDTLEASIWCLLQAVSLKETLLKAVNLGEDTDTIGAVTGGLAGLYYGYTDIPTEWLNELIKKDQILEQIDRFVKVCSKKEQRF, from the coding sequence ATGATCCATGAGAATATCAACCGAATTAAGGGTGGAATTCTTGGAGTGATCGTGGGGGATGCGCTTGGACTACCTGTTCAATTTCTCACACGAGAAGAAATTCTGAAAAAACCAGTAACCGGGATGCGCGGTTATGGGACTTTTAATTATCCTATGGGAACCTGGTCAGATGATGGTTCACTCACCTTATGCACTGTTGTGAGTTTATCCTTAGCTGGATACAATCTCAGAGATATGAGTGAGAGATTCTTGAAATGGTTTGATAGTGGCTATTTGACGCCTTACGAAGAAGCCTTTGATATAGGACGGACAACGGCTGAGGCAATGGTTCAGTTGAAACAAGGAGTTCAGCCCTTAGAGGCGGGACCGAAGGATGAACATAGTAATGGCAATGGATCTCTGATGCGGATTTTACCTGCCGCTCTTTATTCCTCTGAGTTGCCAGATGAGGAATTTATTCGGAAACTGACTGAGATCTCACGAGTGACGCATGGGCATCCGCGAAGTCAGCTTGGTTGTGCTCTTTATGGTCTGTTAGTTAAGGCCTTACTTGAGGGAGAAAGCCCTGTCAGGGCTTATAAAATCCTTAAAGAAAAGTCACTAACCGTCTTTAAAGGAACTCCATTAGAAAAAGAAATGAAGGCGTATCAGAGGATTCTTGATGGTTCTCTCATCGCTTTGCCTGAAGAAAAAATAGTTTCAAGCGGTTATGTCGTGGATACACTTGAAGCAAGCATTTGGTGTTTACTTCAGGCGGTTAGTCTTAAGGAGACACTACTCAAAGCAGTAAATCTCGGTGAGGACACAGATACGATTGGGGCAGTGACGGGAGGCTTGGCTGGACTCTATTATGGGTATACAGATATTCCAACTGAATGGTTGAACGAATTAATAAAGAAAGATCAAATTCTAGAGCAAATTGATCGTTTTGTTAAGGTGTGTTCAAAGAAGGAGCAAAGGTTTTGA
- a CDS encoding GHMP kinase, whose translation MSAYYGWARCPGTCGEWIQGAKNGTPFLIDCPVNRYVEVETRAVKHQERVDSGEGSEDGPEYIAFETRGRSPWQLSDQKTKTEKALTLLAKQFDFECRGKVNFHSELPVGKGMASSTADLSAVMAAVLTSLKTPWKPEDIAHIALAIEPSDPVMFPGVTEFAHQDGKYIRELGPNVPALLLVLDGGGTLDTQRFNARSDLNGHYRKYESLIQKALAIFYEGIAHGDLEKMAYASTISAQCNQEINPKPYDDEFTHFVQSIGGLGMISAHSGTILAGVFPPEISPVKKAEILENTRFRFNPVHLEWMETCDGGIQSAALEEKLNNLG comes from the coding sequence ATGAGTGCATATTATGGTTGGGCCCGTTGCCCGGGTACTTGTGGAGAGTGGATTCAGGGAGCAAAAAATGGAACGCCTTTTTTAATCGATTGCCCTGTTAATCGCTATGTTGAGGTTGAAACACGTGCTGTTAAGCATCAGGAACGAGTAGATTCAGGCGAAGGTTCGGAAGATGGTCCTGAGTATATCGCTTTTGAAACCAGGGGAAGAAGCCCCTGGCAACTTTCAGACCAAAAAACAAAAACGGAAAAAGCGTTAACCCTTTTGGCGAAGCAATTTGACTTTGAATGCAGGGGAAAGGTGAATTTCCACTCGGAGCTTCCGGTTGGCAAAGGAATGGCAAGTTCCACTGCTGACCTTTCTGCAGTGATGGCTGCGGTACTTACTTCTCTTAAAACTCCTTGGAAACCTGAAGATATTGCCCATATTGCATTAGCAATTGAACCTTCTGATCCAGTGATGTTTCCCGGTGTTACGGAATTCGCCCATCAGGATGGGAAATATATACGGGAACTGGGACCTAATGTTCCGGCACTGCTGCTCGTTCTCGATGGGGGTGGAACGCTGGATACGCAGAGGTTTAATGCGCGTTCTGATCTAAATGGTCACTATCGAAAGTATGAATCTTTGATCCAAAAAGCGTTAGCCATTTTTTATGAAGGGATAGCTCATGGTGATTTAGAAAAAATGGCTTATGCGAGTACGATCAGCGCTCAGTGCAATCAAGAGATCAATCCAAAGCCTTATGATGATGAATTTACTCACTTTGTTCAAAGTATAGGGGGATTAGGAATGATATCAGCACACAGTGGAACGATACTTGCGGGCGTCTTTCCCCCCGAAATATCGCCAGTTAAAAAAGCAGAGATCCTAGAAAACACTCGCTTTCGATTTAATCCAGTTCATCTTGAATGGATGGAAACGTGTGATGGTGGAATTCAAAGCGCAGCACTTGAGGAAAAATTGAATAATTTAGGTTGA
- the cbiB gene encoding adenosylcobinamide-phosphate synthase CbiB: MITITSWAFLSGFLLDQIIGDPRGWPHPVVGMGKVISWVEKKLNCGTRQSRKLNGALLTLFLVSGSFIITAAIIAGATWIHPWLGKMLEILFLSSTLAGKSLLEAGKTVLKPLQHGNLLEAREKLGWFVSRDTSNLSEAEIARGTVETLAENFVDGILSPLFYMVIGGAPLAMAFKAVSTLDSMIGYKNERYLDFGWFAARTDDWANYIPARLAVILLLLAGGLKKLPVLHAYQIWRRDAKAHPSPNGGNPESVVAGLLGVRLGGINVYYGETHHRAEMGDPVHVLTWRDIMACEQLIHLATWLSFCVLLAVFIVFNALGVKVI; encoded by the coding sequence GTGATCACGATAACTTCTTGGGCTTTTCTGTCGGGATTTTTATTGGATCAAATTATAGGAGATCCTCGGGGATGGCCTCATCCTGTTGTAGGGATGGGAAAGGTTATTTCCTGGGTCGAGAAGAAACTAAATTGTGGAACGCGTCAGTCTCGGAAACTGAACGGGGCCCTGCTTACGCTTTTCCTCGTGAGTGGCAGCTTTATCATTACCGCGGCAATTATCGCCGGGGCAACCTGGATTCATCCTTGGCTAGGAAAGATGTTGGAAATTTTATTTTTAAGTTCAACTCTTGCGGGAAAGTCTTTATTAGAGGCTGGAAAAACCGTTTTGAAGCCCTTACAGCACGGAAATCTTCTGGAGGCTCGGGAGAAGTTAGGCTGGTTTGTCAGCCGGGATACGAGTAATCTATCTGAGGCCGAAATTGCTCGTGGGACGGTAGAGACGTTAGCGGAGAATTTCGTAGATGGGATTCTGTCGCCGCTTTTTTATATGGTCATTGGCGGAGCTCCTCTCGCGATGGCCTTTAAGGCAGTCAGCACCTTGGATTCGATGATCGGTTACAAGAATGAACGCTATCTGGATTTTGGCTGGTTTGCTGCGCGTACGGATGATTGGGCGAATTACATTCCAGCCCGATTGGCGGTTATTCTTCTCCTTTTGGCGGGAGGGTTGAAAAAGCTACCCGTTTTGCACGCTTATCAAATCTGGAGACGGGATGCAAAAGCTCATCCGAGTCCGAACGGGGGGAATCCAGAAAGTGTAGTTGCAGGTTTGCTGGGAGTTCGTCTAGGGGGAATCAATGTTTATTATGGCGAAACCCATCATCGAGCGGAAATGGGGGACCCTGTACATGTGCTGACTTGGAGAGATATTATGGCGTGCGAGCAGCTTATTCATTTGGCAACGTGGTTATCTTTTTGCGTTTTACTTGCAGTATTTATCGTGTTCAACGCATTAGGAGTTAAAGTTATTTGA
- a CDS encoding cobyrinate a,c-diamide synthase has protein sequence MNIPRVVIAGTHSGVGKTTLATGIMSVLTQRRRPIQGYKIGPDYIDPSFHALATGRPSRNLDRWLLGEHLASVFARTASDQWAVIEGVMGLFDGISGTPGVGSTADIAKQLKAPVILVVDAINMSRSVAALVHGFCTFDPEVKIQGVILNRVKSKAQETLLREALAELEIPVLGAIPKEESLKLPERHLGLVPSQERKFQDSFWKDLSQVITTYIDLEKLEQIMLKAEDFTEPVPELLIDLAAAKQYLGAEIKSSRPRLGIARDEAFTFYYEDALEQIEELGFILVPFSPLHDSVLPEDLDGIFLGGGFPELHLEELSQNHSFLHSLAKFSQTGKGIYAECGGYMYLGQAITDFEGRRFTMASLIPMEAEMMPRLQGMGYRAGVMTCDNFLGPKGTTLHGHEFHYSRVQFKEMVEEEEHSALQLFKAGQFVRLEGYTCKNIFGSYLHLNFAGHPELLKHWTNWILEKGDEQ, from the coding sequence ATGAATATTCCTCGTGTAGTGATTGCTGGAACGCATAGCGGAGTGGGTAAGACGACGCTTGCGACGGGAATAATGTCTGTCTTGACTCAGCGAAGACGACCTATACAAGGCTATAAAATTGGACCGGATTATATTGATCCCTCTTTTCATGCTTTAGCAACAGGACGCCCCTCGAGAAATCTTGATCGTTGGCTGCTCGGAGAACACCTCGCTTCTGTTTTTGCTAGAACTGCATCAGATCAGTGGGCTGTTATTGAAGGCGTAATGGGACTTTTTGATGGGATATCGGGAACACCTGGCGTTGGCAGTACAGCCGATATAGCAAAACAACTGAAGGCTCCCGTTATCCTCGTTGTTGATGCGATCAACATGTCTCGTAGTGTTGCAGCTCTGGTTCATGGCTTTTGTACCTTTGATCCAGAGGTGAAAATTCAAGGGGTTATTTTGAATCGGGTTAAATCCAAGGCTCAGGAAACCTTGTTAAGAGAAGCATTGGCTGAGCTAGAAATTCCTGTCCTAGGGGCAATCCCGAAAGAAGAGTCTTTAAAGTTGCCTGAAAGACATTTAGGCTTAGTCCCCTCTCAGGAGCGAAAATTCCAAGACTCTTTTTGGAAAGATCTTAGTCAAGTGATCACAACGTATATTGATTTAGAGAAACTTGAGCAGATCATGCTGAAGGCGGAGGATTTCACTGAACCTGTGCCTGAGCTTTTAATTGATTTAGCTGCAGCAAAACAATATCTTGGGGCAGAAATAAAGAGTTCTCGGCCTAGGTTGGGGATTGCCAGAGATGAAGCTTTCACGTTTTATTATGAAGATGCCTTAGAACAGATTGAAGAGCTGGGTTTTATTCTCGTGCCATTCAGCCCTTTACACGATTCAGTTCTGCCCGAGGATTTAGATGGGATTTTCCTAGGCGGGGGGTTTCCGGAACTGCATCTCGAAGAGTTAAGCCAAAATCATTCTTTCTTGCATTCTCTTGCTAAGTTTTCGCAAACAGGCAAAGGAATCTATGCAGAATGTGGCGGCTATATGTACCTTGGTCAAGCGATTACCGACTTCGAAGGCCGACGCTTTACGATGGCTTCTTTAATTCCTATGGAAGCTGAGATGATGCCCCGATTGCAAGGTATGGGTTATCGAGCAGGGGTTATGACCTGCGATAATTTCTTGGGTCCAAAGGGGACAACCCTTCATGGACATGAATTCCATTATTCGCGGGTTCAATTTAAGGAGATGGTGGAGGAAGAAGAGCATTCTGCCTTGCAGTTATTTAAAGCAGGACAATTTGTTCGGCTGGAAGGTTATACTTGCAAAAATATCTTTGGCTCCTATCTCCATTTAAACTTTGCAGGTCATCCTGAACTCTTGAAGCATTGGACGAACTGGATTCTAGAAAAAGGAGACGAACAATGA
- a CDS encoding cob(I)yrinic acid a,c-diamide adenosyltransferase, protein MIQVYTGDGKGKTTSALGTAITAYSTGTKVLIVQFLKGSTYMGELYSLNRLGIPIIQFGLGCRWSSMIRTGLRHCTGCGECFRQNRDPKLALPLVNEGLSFLEEQVHTSQYGMIILDEVSHALNRGFVPTDRLLSILHSAPSIDWVLTGRNFPKAWLEEVDEWWELKAVKHPFQEGIQSRRGIEY, encoded by the coding sequence ATGATTCAGGTGTATACAGGAGATGGAAAAGGCAAGACAACTTCTGCTTTGGGAACAGCGATAACAGCCTATTCAACAGGCACAAAAGTTCTTATTGTTCAATTCCTCAAAGGAAGCACCTACATGGGGGAACTTTATAGTTTAAACAGGCTGGGAATCCCAATCATTCAATTCGGGTTGGGGTGTAGGTGGTCAAGTATGATTCGCACAGGCCTCAGACATTGCACAGGGTGTGGAGAATGTTTTCGACAGAATCGCGATCCTAAGCTAGCACTTCCTCTTGTGAACGAGGGACTATCTTTTTTGGAGGAGCAAGTGCACACTTCACAATATGGGATGATTATTTTAGATGAAGTAAGTCATGCGTTGAACCGTGGCTTTGTCCCTACGGATAGGCTTTTAAGCATACTTCATTCCGCCCCTTCGATCGATTGGGTTTTAACAGGTCGGAATTTCCCTAAGGCGTGGTTAGAAGAGGTTGATGAATGGTGGGAGTTAAAAGCAGTAAAACATCCCTTTCAGGAAGGTATTCAGAGCCGGAGGGGGATTGAATATTAA
- a CDS encoding cobyric acid synthase yields the protein MVQGTSSNVGKSVLAAAFCRIFYQEGYKVCPFKAQNMALNSFITTSGGEMGRAQVVQAQAAGVEPEVRMNPILLKPTGHTGSQIVIMGKAQGTMSARDYHGEYQRQTWPIVQEALHVLLEENEVVIIEGAGSPAEVNLKQNDIVNMRVALEGQVPVLLVADIDRGGALASVVGTLELVEPEERAMVRGIILNKFRGDIALLQPALDFLEEKTGIPVVGVVPYFDHFRIPEEDSVVLEERGMDSTLFPQNCLDIAVIRLPYLSNFTDFDPLMDEPDVTLRYVKNIEEWGNPDLVIVPGSKNTLADLRFLWESGLGEKLQAYWKEESPLIGICGGYQMLGRVVRDPLHTESDLEEIKGLGILPIETEFALEKHTVQSRGTVIADALFLQKCKGEAIQGYEIHMGRSSSEGAPLFEIQGQDTLYGDGVQAGSALGTYLHGLFDNDALRTALIEWLWERRGEKRALTRSPSQAAIREQAFNELAELVRNSVDLKKIRKIMGLESEWSM from the coding sequence ATGGTCCAAGGAACATCTTCTAATGTGGGTAAAAGCGTTTTAGCCGCGGCTTTCTGTCGGATTTTTTATCAGGAAGGGTATAAGGTTTGCCCGTTTAAAGCTCAGAACATGGCTCTCAACTCTTTTATCACGACTTCCGGAGGAGAAATGGGCAGAGCTCAGGTTGTTCAAGCACAGGCCGCCGGGGTAGAACCTGAGGTGCGAATGAATCCGATTCTGCTCAAACCGACAGGCCATACAGGTTCTCAGATTGTGATTATGGGAAAGGCCCAGGGGACGATGTCTGCGCGTGATTACCATGGAGAATATCAGAGACAGACTTGGCCTATCGTACAAGAGGCTTTACATGTTTTGCTTGAGGAAAACGAAGTTGTTATCATCGAAGGTGCGGGAAGTCCAGCAGAAGTTAATCTTAAACAAAACGATATTGTCAATATGAGGGTTGCTCTTGAGGGGCAAGTTCCGGTACTCCTTGTCGCAGATATTGATCGAGGAGGGGCCCTCGCTTCCGTCGTAGGTACCTTGGAATTAGTAGAACCGGAAGAACGAGCAATGGTTCGCGGAATTATTTTGAACAAGTTCCGTGGGGATATAGCACTTCTCCAGCCAGCCCTTGACTTTTTAGAAGAAAAGACGGGGATCCCTGTGGTCGGAGTCGTTCCCTATTTTGATCACTTCAGGATCCCTGAAGAAGATTCAGTGGTGCTTGAGGAAAGGGGAATGGATTCCACACTCTTCCCTCAGAATTGTTTAGATATTGCGGTTATTCGTTTGCCGTATCTTTCAAATTTTACAGATTTTGATCCCTTAATGGACGAACCTGATGTGACGCTCCGGTATGTGAAAAATATAGAAGAATGGGGCAATCCTGATCTGGTCATTGTTCCGGGGAGTAAAAATACGTTAGCAGATCTTCGTTTCCTTTGGGAGAGTGGGTTAGGGGAAAAGCTCCAAGCTTATTGGAAAGAAGAATCTCCTCTGATCGGGATTTGTGGAGGGTATCAAATGTTAGGGCGGGTTGTCCGAGATCCACTGCATACTGAATCAGATCTTGAAGAAATTAAAGGGTTGGGAATTTTACCCATAGAGACGGAGTTTGCTTTGGAGAAGCATACTGTGCAAAGCAGAGGAACTGTGATCGCTGACGCTCTCTTTCTGCAAAAATGTAAGGGGGAAGCGATTCAAGGCTACGAAATTCATATGGGACGTTCCTCTTCAGAAGGTGCTCCCCTGTTCGAGATTCAGGGGCAAGATACACTATATGGGGATGGAGTTCAGGCTGGAAGTGCTTTAGGTACCTATTTACATGGGCTTTTCGATAATGATGCTTTACGGACAGCCCTTATTGAGTGGCTTTGGGAAAGACGTGGGGAAAAACGCGCTTTAACACGTTCTCCTTCTCAAGCGGCAATTCGGGAACAAGCCTTTAATGAGCTTGCCGAGCTCGTTCGTAATAGTGTTGACTTGAAAAAAATTCGGAAGATCATGGGACTTGAAAGTGAGTGGTCTATGTGA
- a CDS encoding pyridoxal phosphate-dependent aminotransferase — translation MHGGNLREAREKYGREDFIDLSANINPFGPPSGVWQHLIESLPEITHYPDPEYKRLTQKLGQRFDLSPEQILMGNGAGELLFSLTLALHPKRVLIPVPGFSEYERAAQAVKAEIFHLTLGVDGWDSLPHVDSPEGRQKFIDLWQKALTGCELVYLNSPHNPTGSVLAFEQLQLILEIAKSLNCWVLFDESFYDFLNEERRCSANIFLKENPKLIVLYSMTKFFSLPGIRLGALFAQAEVLACVRKFRDPWSVNVLAEEAGLEVLDDMDYPDEVRQELDESRDFFYTQFKNAHFESLILHSTHVNFALIEVKERTAIEVVEALGRLGVLVRNCDNFQGMEGQYIRVAIKDKESMKHLLERLRVMVG, via the coding sequence ATGCATGGAGGAAACTTGCGCGAGGCTCGGGAGAAATACGGTAGAGAAGACTTTATTGATTTATCAGCCAATATTAATCCTTTTGGGCCACCGAGCGGTGTTTGGCAGCATCTAATAGAATCTCTTCCTGAAATTACGCATTACCCTGATCCTGAATATAAGCGCCTGACTCAAAAATTAGGTCAGCGTTTTGATCTATCACCTGAGCAAATCTTAATGGGCAATGGGGCAGGAGAACTTCTTTTTAGCTTAACCTTGGCGTTGCACCCCAAAAGGGTACTCATACCCGTTCCGGGTTTTAGTGAATATGAACGTGCAGCTCAGGCTGTTAAAGCGGAAATTTTCCATTTAACATTAGGGGTGGACGGATGGGATAGTTTACCGCATGTCGATTCACCTGAAGGCCGACAAAAGTTTATCGATCTGTGGCAAAAGGCGTTAACCGGTTGTGAGCTGGTCTACCTTAATTCGCCTCATAATCCCACAGGAAGCGTATTAGCATTTGAACAATTGCAATTGATTCTTGAGATTGCCAAATCGTTAAACTGTTGGGTTTTGTTTGATGAATCTTTTTATGATTTTCTGAATGAGGAACGGCGCTGCAGTGCTAATATTTTTCTTAAGGAGAACCCAAAGCTCATCGTACTCTATTCCATGACTAAGTTTTTTTCCTTACCTGGGATTCGGTTGGGAGCACTTTTTGCTCAAGCTGAAGTCTTGGCTTGCGTACGAAAATTTAGAGATCCCTGGTCCGTAAATGTCTTAGCTGAAGAAGCAGGATTGGAAGTTTTAGACGATATGGATTATCCTGATGAAGTTCGTCAGGAGTTAGATGAGAGTAGGGACTTTTTCTATACTCAATTTAAAAATGCCCATTTTGAATCGTTAATCTTACATTCCACCCATGTCAATTTTGCGTTAATCGAAGTGAAGGAGCGGACTGCAATTGAAGTGGTGGAAGCACTCGGAAGGCTTGGAGTTCTGGTCAGGAATTGTGATAACTTTCAAGGAATGGAGGGTCAATATATTCGAGTGGCCATCAAAGATAAAGAGAGCATGAAGCATTTGCTGGAAAGGTTGCGGGTTATGGTTGGGTAG
- a CDS encoding precorrin-8X methylmutase — translation MNNFLTDPAQIERDSMSFIHQNLQRVWNAQELKVVERLIHTSGDLGLEPVIAIHKRAIEEGLHALKQGASVITDVEMVRAGIAKKALAQLGGTAECFLGDLRIPEKAAEWGLTRTMTALRLNKERLKGSIVAVGNAPTALIEVLELARNPEYRPALIVGIPVGFVGAKESKDLLWQKQEYPSITVLGTRGGSPMAATVINALIYLAIGRTL, via the coding sequence ATGAACAATTTCTTAACCGATCCAGCTCAAATTGAACGCGATAGTATGTCCTTTATCCATCAGAATCTGCAACGGGTATGGAACGCGCAAGAGCTTAAGGTCGTTGAGCGGTTGATTCATACGAGCGGAGATTTGGGATTGGAGCCGGTAATAGCAATTCATAAACGTGCTATAGAGGAAGGACTCCACGCTTTAAAACAGGGAGCTTCTGTAATTACGGATGTGGAAATGGTACGCGCAGGGATCGCCAAAAAAGCGTTAGCCCAACTCGGAGGGACCGCGGAATGCTTTTTGGGAGATCTTCGTATTCCGGAGAAAGCGGCTGAATGGGGGCTTACTCGGACGATGACGGCGCTCCGATTGAACAAAGAGCGTTTAAAGGGATCTATTGTCGCTGTGGGTAATGCGCCAACGGCTTTGATTGAAGTGTTAGAGCTTGCTCGAAACCCAGAGTATCGCCCAGCCCTGATTGTGGGGATTCCTGTCGGGTTTGTAGGAGCGAAGGAATCGAAGGATCTGCTTTGGCAGAAACAAGAGTATCCCTCGATTACGGTTTTAGGAACTCGTGGAGGAAGTCCAATGGCAGCAACGGTCATCAATGCGTTGATTTACCTTGCCATTGGTAGGACACTATAA
- the cydB gene encoding cytochrome d ubiquinol oxidase subunit II has product MDLNILWFILITVLFAGFFFLEGFDFGVGILLPFLGKNDTERRVLINTIGPVWDGNEVWMITAGGALFAAFPNWYATLFSGFYLALFLILVALIVRGVAFEFRSSDRSPQWRNLWDWMIFIGSALSAILWGVACADLIRGVPIDAKMQFAGNFFDLVSPYAILGGVSTFLIFTLHGALYLSLKTEGEILHRVQSGAKKIGVVTVLVVVAFAVMTAFETDLFASTGATIALLVCALALVLANVMTRSGKSGWAFISSALTIIFLTVSIFWGLFPRVMVSSLKPEWSLTIYNASSSPYTLKIMTIVALSMVPIVLAYQAWTYWVFRKRVTEKELHY; this is encoded by the coding sequence ATGGACTTAAACATTCTGTGGTTTATATTAATTACGGTGCTTTTTGCTGGATTCTTTTTTCTTGAAGGATTCGACTTTGGAGTGGGAATATTGCTTCCTTTCCTCGGCAAAAATGATACAGAACGTCGTGTTTTAATCAATACGATTGGCCCCGTATGGGATGGCAATGAAGTTTGGATGATCACAGCAGGTGGCGCCTTATTCGCCGCTTTTCCAAACTGGTATGCCACTTTGTTTAGTGGATTTTATCTTGCTCTTTTCTTGATTCTTGTTGCTTTGATTGTCCGCGGAGTCGCCTTTGAGTTTAGAAGTTCGGACAGAAGTCCTCAGTGGCGAAATCTTTGGGATTGGATGATCTTTATTGGCAGTGCTTTATCAGCCATCCTTTGGGGTGTAGCTTGTGCAGATTTGATTCGCGGAGTTCCGATTGATGCGAAGATGCAATTTGCCGGGAATTTCTTTGATCTCGTTTCACCCTATGCTATTTTAGGTGGAGTATCAACTTTCCTTATATTCACACTTCATGGAGCTCTTTACTTAAGTCTTAAAACTGAAGGAGAAATACTCCACAGAGTTCAAAGTGGAGCTAAGAAAATTGGAGTTGTAACTGTGCTGGTCGTTGTGGCTTTTGCAGTGATGACTGCCTTTGAAACCGATCTGTTTGCAAGCACAGGTGCCACGATTGCACTGCTTGTGTGCGCTTTAGCTCTAGTTTTGGCTAATGTTATGACTCGTAGCGGAAAAAGCGGTTGGGCATTTATTTCGAGTGCGTTGACCATCATATTCTTAACGGTTTCTATTTTCTGGGGACTTTTCCCTCGGGTCATGGTTTCAAGCTTAAAACCGGAATGGAGTTTAACTATTTATAATGCATCGTCAAGTCCCTATACGCTGAAAATCATGACGATTGTCGCCTTGAGCATGGTTCCGATTGTTCTCGCTTACCAAGCTTGGACTTACTGGGTATTTAGAAAAAGAGTGACCGAAAAAGAACTCCATTATTAA
- a CDS encoding cytochrome ubiquinol oxidase subunit I produces MSALILSRLQFAVTTSYHFLFVPLTLGLSVLVAIMETLYVRTGNEVYKKMTKFWGKLFLINFAVGVVTGLVQEFQFGMNWSEYSRFMGDIFGAPLAIEALAAFFLESTFLGLWVFGWEKLSKKVHLLTIWLVAIASNLSALWILIANSFMQEPVGYVLRNGRAEMESFLALITNPHVFYQFPHTVLSGFTTAAFFVLGVSGYHLLKKTSPEVFRRSFKIAIIFGVISVFGVTGIGHLQGVHLVEAQPMKMAAVEAHWETEQPAGFNVIASIDQANQKNNFELKIPGVLSFLSTNSFTAEVKGINELQSSDEQKYGTGNYIPPVAPLFWSFRIMVAIGSLMVLIVLLGLYFLRNQQYEQKNWYLKALLWSIPLPYIANTTGWFIAETGRQPWIVYGLQKTAAGVSTVVPAGQVLTTLIGFTLIYGVVAVADVYLLVKYIKKGPDETAAESAENVAKGASLWT; encoded by the coding sequence ATGAGTGCATTGATATTATCTAGATTGCAATTTGCAGTGACGACGTCGTATCACTTTCTTTTTGTACCACTCACACTCGGATTATCCGTTCTGGTTGCAATAATGGAAACGCTTTATGTCCGAACGGGGAATGAAGTCTATAAAAAGATGACGAAGTTCTGGGGGAAACTTTTCCTCATTAATTTTGCGGTCGGAGTAGTAACTGGTTTGGTACAGGAATTTCAGTTTGGAATGAACTGGTCTGAGTATTCTCGTTTTATGGGTGACATTTTTGGAGCACCTCTGGCAATTGAAGCTCTAGCAGCTTTCTTTTTGGAATCAACTTTTCTTGGCCTATGGGTTTTCGGTTGGGAAAAACTATCCAAGAAAGTTCACCTTTTAACGATTTGGCTCGTTGCTATTGCAAGTAACTTGTCTGCTTTATGGATTTTAATTGCAAACTCCTTTATGCAAGAACCCGTCGGTTACGTTTTGAGAAATGGCCGTGCCGAGATGGAAAGCTTTCTTGCTTTAATTACAAATCCACACGTCTTTTACCAATTTCCCCATACTGTTCTGAGTGGTTTTACTACAGCAGCCTTTTTTGTCCTTGGAGTCAGTGGTTATCATCTCCTTAAAAAGACTTCTCCAGAAGTTTTTCGTCGGTCTTTTAAAATTGCAATTATTTTTGGCGTAATTAGTGTTTTTGGCGTTACCGGAATAGGACATCTACAAGGCGTCCATTTGGTAGAGGCTCAGCCGATGAAAATGGCAGCGGTTGAAGCACACTGGGAAACAGAGCAACCAGCTGGTTTTAATGTAATTGCGTCAATTGATCAAGCAAATCAAAAAAATAATTTTGAACTTAAGATTCCTGGTGTATTAAGTTTCCTTTCGACTAACAGTTTCACGGCAGAAGTTAAAGGAATTAATGAGCTTCAATCATCTGATGAACAAAAATATGGCACTGGGAATTATATACCTCCTGTAGCCCCTCTCTTCTGGAGCTTCCGGATTATGGTGGCTATAGGAAGCTTAATGGTCCTTATTGTTCTACTTGGACTTTATTTCTTGAGAAATCAACAGTATGAACAGAAAAATTGGTATTTAAAAGCGCTACTCTGGTCAATTCCCTTACCTTATATCGCGAATACAACAGGTTGGTTTATTGCTGAGACGGGAAGGCAACCCTGGATTGTTTACGGATTACAAAAAACAGCAGCAGGTGTTTCAACAGTCGTTCCCGCAGGCCAGGTTCTGACGACACTGATCGGCTTTACTCTAATTTATGGCGTTGTAGCCGTAGCAGATGTTTATCTTCTTGTAAAATATATAAAAAAAGGCCCAGATGAAACGGCAGCAGAGTCGGCTGAGAATGTGGCGAAGGGGGCATCCTTATGGACTTAA